The segment GACGTGCTGATCGGCGAGTTCTGTCGCCAATTTGGCTTCGACGCCGAGCCGGCCGCCCCCCAACTCCCCGAACTCCCCGCGCGCGCCGCGGTCTAGGCCCGAGCACATGAGCGAATCCTCCGCCACTCCCAGCAAGACCATTCCGATCCAGACGCTGTCCGCGCCGGTGGTCGAAAAGCAGCTCGGCAACGACAAGATCGCGCGCAACCGCGCCGGCTTCGACACCGAGACGCCGACCCTGCGCAAGCCGGGCTGGATCCGCGTGCGCCTGCCGCAGGGCAATGCGGTGCAGGAGCTGAAGTCGCGCCTGCGCCGGAACGCGCTGGTGACGGTGTGCGAGGAGGCCTCCTGCCCGAACATCCACGAGTGCTTCTCCAAGGGCACCGCCACCTTCATGATCCTCGGCGAGGTGTGCACCCGCCGCTGCTCGTTCTGCGACGTGGCCCACGGCCGCCCGGCGCCGCCCGATCCGCTGGAGCCGGCGCGCCTGGCCGAGACCATCGCCGACATGCGCCTGAAGTACGTGGTGATCACCTCGGTCGACCGCGACGACCTGCGCGACGGCGGTGCCGAGCACTTCGCCAGCTGTATCCGCGCGGTGCGCCATGCCGCCCCCGGCATCAAGATCGAGATCCTCACCCCCGACTTCCGCGGCAAGGGCCGCATGGAGCGGGCGCTGGAGGTGATGAAGGATTTCCCGCCGGACGTGTTCAACCACAACCTGGAAACCGTCCCGCACCTTTATCGCGAGGTGCGCCCGGGCGCCGACTACCAGTGGTCGCTCGACCTGCTCAAGCGTTTCAAGGCGCAGCATCCGGACGTGCCGACCAAGTCCGGCATCATGCTGGGCCTGGGGGAGACGTACGAGCAGGTGATCGAGACCCTGCGGGATCTACGCGCCCATGACGTGGAAATGATCACCATCGGCCAGTACCTGCAGCCGACGCCCCACCATCACCCGGTGGTGCGCTACTGGACGCCGGACGAATTCGACGCGCTGCGTCGGGAAGGCGAGGCGATGGGTTTCCACCACGTCGCGTCCGGCC is part of the Dyella thiooxydans genome and harbors:
- the lipA gene encoding lipoyl synthase, with amino-acid sequence MSESSATPSKTIPIQTLSAPVVEKQLGNDKIARNRAGFDTETPTLRKPGWIRVRLPQGNAVQELKSRLRRNALVTVCEEASCPNIHECFSKGTATFMILGEVCTRRCSFCDVAHGRPAPPDPLEPARLAETIADMRLKYVVITSVDRDDLRDGGAEHFASCIRAVRHAAPGIKIEILTPDFRGKGRMERALEVMKDFPPDVFNHNLETVPHLYREVRPGADYQWSLDLLKRFKAQHPDVPTKSGIMLGLGETYEQVIETLRDLRAHDVEMITIGQYLQPTPHHHPVVRYWTPDEFDALRREGEAMGFHHVASGPLVRSSYHADLQAHAAGVTELA